Sequence from the Cryptococcus neoformans var. neoformans JEC21 chromosome 1, complete sequence genome:
CCTTTGAGACTTTCCCAGGACGTGCGTTCATTTCTCAAACCCTTGCATCATGTTGCATGACTCTCTGATCAATTTCATTCGATTGAGTAGGCATCTGTCACCTTCTGCGGGCTACTCATCCTTCCCTTCGAGTCGAATCGCGGGTATTTCCAATGTATCAAACACGGGGGGAACTGGTAAGAAGATACAGATTAAGTAGGCAGGTAATGACTCTATTGTCGCTGTAGCTTGCGGCGACCTTAGCCTTCGTCGATTGGCTCACGGAACTGGTGGTGAACCTTGAGAACGATCATGGACAAGGAGGCGGAGCGGGTAAAGCAAAGGTGGTTCTAATGGGGCATTCGTAAGTAAAAAGACCCAAAAAAATCCGAAAGACAATGTCTAACTGAATGCTAGCATGGGAGGACTGTTGTGTGCAGACACTGTGAGAGATATCGCTGCGAATACGAGAGAAGGTGATCCGATGTGGCCGCGGGTAGTGGGAATTATCGGTAAATCAACATCAACATTATCGTCCCTCTGTATGATTTGCGCTGATCAGAAAGACGGTGGTCATTAGCTTTTGATACTCCAGTGAGTGTATGGAGCCATTCAGATAGTCCAAAACTAACGCACCTGTCCTAGTATCTTGGTTTACATCCTGTAAGTCTTGCCATATTTTCATCCTCTAACCATGCTCATTGCCGCCCTTCACAACCATAGCATACTTTCGTAAGTCGCTTGTCTTTTATATTTAAACACCTCTCACTTTCGAACGCACAGAAACACCACCTCACCCAGGCTGCTTCTTACTTCGATCAAGCTCGCAGCATAGCCTCCACAATCGGTATGGTGTCGCCAACATCATTTGGTCTTGGATTCGGGAACTCTGGCAAGAAGACTGAAAGTACAACCTCAGAGGCAGGTTTCTCAAAACCCCAACCCTCCGCATCGACAAAGggcaagaaaaaggagacaaCCACCACCGTTTCAGACATGTCTACTTCCGCGGAGCAGCAGGCAGCTACTTCAAAATCTTTCTGGTCAAGTCTATCGTCTGTACCATCCCCTTCAAGCAAAACCCTGTATGGTCTCGGTGCTGCGGCGTTGGGTGCTGCAGCGCTTGGGACAGCTTACTACAGGCGAGAAGATTTCATAACGGGGTGGCGCTGGGGTTATGATCACATGACATTTGTGAAGAACTtatgggatgaagatggatcGCGGAAGAGGTTAGAGGCCATCGATGCGTTGGTACGGGAACAAAACGTCTTATACAGGAAGTATGTGGATGTGTACAGCTTCTTGTGGGAGGGTCTGCTGATGCATGACGGCAGTTACTACACCCATCTTCCGGTCGAACCCCCTGTTCACTTAGTTGGCCGAACATTCGCCATTCTTCCACCAGCCTCGCATCCCCTTTTCCCGCTGTGGCGTCCCGCCACAAATTCTCTCGCCAAAGATGAAGTTTCCGCGCATATGGGCATGTTTAATCCAAAGACGAACGACGGGTTCTATGATTTAGGCTTGGCGGTTGTGAAAGAGATCGGGGAGAGAATTGAATCGGAAGGtgtggggaggaaggaagggttggaagagaggatggatgaagatggagaaggagtctggaggattgagaaagataaggatggaaaggagatCTGGGTGGAGGCTTAGACATGAAAACTGCGCTTGTGGCGAAGTGTATTCATTTTGACGCTGTTTCGGTCTCAGTTATCTAAACCAAACAAGATCCGAGGGGCTTGTTGAAATCAGGAGAGGCAAGTGCGTCCCCGGTCTGCTTGGGAGATGCTAATCAACGACCATGTCAGGCGTTACATATTTTGTGAACGGACTCTCATTGCCTTGATTGTGGTGGGAAGTCTCGTGTCTCAGCTCCATTCAGAGCATtagaggaaaaggaatgTTTGAGCACGCTTCGATCATATGTAAGCGCTAAGCAAATGGAGTTTCCCAgagaacaacaaaaacagaCCTTTTCCGCCGCGAGTGGCAGTCGATTTAGAGAATGAAATTCAGGGTCTGACGGAGATGACCAGACTTATGTTTACTGGGAAGTAGCATGGCAGTAGCCCATTTTCCTTGGGTAAAGATGCAATGAGCAGAAAGTGTCAACAAAGCTTTGTGCATGCAAAATATTATGTTGACGGCGGTTCATTCTATGATGAATCATGGAACTCAAAGTAAGAGAACCAAGCAAACAGTATAATTGAGTAATCCTAGTAGTATTCCGTTGCCTTCTTTTACGGGCAGCTCCCCACCACTCGTTCGCAATTACGAGACATCCTCGGCCGGCTAGGAGCCAGTAGTTGCTTAGTTAGTGGTGATGATCACTGCAGCTGAAGCGTAGAATGACCAGTTTTGCCTGTCTTTAGCTTCTTGATATTTAGTTATCATGGCATGCTACAAGTATTCCTCTCATTTATTTTTACAGAATTTGTCACCTACAGTTGCTATTATAGCTGCTTTGTTGACTTAACGTATGCATTCATCGTTGCCTGCTGGccaaaagatggaaaaagaacaCCGAAGGAGGCGTGGATACTGAATGatcaacctccacctctctcctccagcCATGACGAAGGAACTGTCACCAGGCACGGTTATCAGATGAAGATCACGCATCATGTAGCACGGGGACCTGTCATGTAGTACGGGTGGTGCTTGACGTCAGTTATTTTTGTTCCATGTAATCTCgctccatcttcttggtTACGCAAAGCTTTTTATGCCAAAATACTCCTCCCTAGCTTGCCGGGTATGGGTTCTACCCGTTGATGTGGACTCTAATATGGAAGCGTTTGCGGTGCTACTACAATGGTCTGCCCAATGCCGTTCACTCATCACGTCATATGCTCTCTTTTCCGAAACGTCATTTATAGAACATCCCCCCGCCTGTGACCTGTCACACCGTATATAAAGATTGCAGGTGACTTGtcttttgtcttctttACAATCTTCTGAGTATCCAAGAAATTATCAACATCTTAACAAACAGATACAAAATCCACGAACATGTCTGGAATCACAAACAAGCTCGAGAACAAGGTTGACAAGACCTTCTTCAGGTGAGTTGAATCCATTCAACTTCACATTCAAACGTTGATGCTCATAAATAGTCATAGTGGCGGCCCCGGTACTACAGGCCGAGAGCCGTTCGAAGATAGCACAACTTCTGGTACCACTGGTACCCACTCCTCTAACACTACCAACCCGGCTACCTCTCTCCATGGCGGTATCACTCACGATGAGAACGTTCGATCTGGCATGGGCGCCACTGGCACCCCCGACAGAACAACGGGTAGCACTGGCTCTTACACTGGCACTGGTGTTGGCAACGAGAATATTCCCGCTCCTCATAGCTCTAGCACCGGTACCAACGTTCCCGGCACACACACTGGTGGCGGTGCACCCATCGGGGCTCAGGGTACTTCATTTGGCCAGACTGGCGAGCAGCGCGGTGTTGGTGGGGTAACTGCTGGCGGTGTTACTGGTAGTGGTAATCCTACTCATGCTGGTTATGGTTCTGGTGCTACTACTGGACTCGACTCTTCTCGACATGGTCAAGGAATCGGCTCGGGTACCGATAAGCACTCTTCAACAGGCGTAAGTTGATATCTTTCTCTGTCAGGTAGCATGTTGACTGACTTTGTAATCCAGTATGGTGCTCATGAATCTAGCTTTGCTCCTCCTatttcttccaccactgGTTCTGGTGCTAAGGTTGCCGACTACGGCACTGGCTCCCACACCAGTTCTCACCACACTGGCGCAGCCGCTACTGGTGCTGCCGCCGCTGGTACTGGTGCTGCCGCTTATGGCCACCATGAGAACAAGCACGCCGGTTCTGGCCATACTGGCTCACATTCCCACGATACCTCTGGTAACCACGGCGTTGTAAGTTTTCTTGCGTTCCCCACCCCACATAATCATTAACAGCGGGCAGGGTACAACCGACTCTTACGGCTCTGGTCTCCCTAGCGCGCTCGATAACAAACAGTCTGTCGGTGCTGGTGCTCGAGACAGCCGTGATAGGACTGGTcaccttgaagaaggatccGCCCTATACGAGCGATCTACAGACCAAGGACCTGTTACTGGCGGTGCTGCCAACACCGACAAGTTCGACACTGACAAGCCGAGAAACACTTCTGGTTTGACCGGCCACGGTACAGGCAAGACTCACAACTATGACGGTACCTCTTCTAGAACTGCCCCTCACAGCGGTACTGAGGACCCGTATAAGCAACAGTCTGGCGGTGCTGCGGGTATTGTAAGTTGATATAACTCAGATAACCTTGTTTTCCCAGCCACCACTAACGCCAACTAGTTTGCCACTTCTGACAAAGACTTCACCTCCAACACCGACCGTCTCGGCAAGGGCGCTTACCACGACGATCAGGGTCTCTTCAAGGACAACACCAGTGGTCCCGGCGGCCGAAGCGCCCTTACTGGTCGAGAGGGTAATTACGAGAAGAACCCTATTAGCGGTGTAGAGAGTGCCGGTCAGAAGCATCACACTGGTGCTACATCTGGCGCTGGTACTGGTGCCACTGGAGGCGCCGCCTACGAAGCTGAAAAGGCTGAAAACAAACTCGCTGGCAGCCACTCTACCACCGGTGCTTATGACACTCCCACTTCCTCTCACGGTATTGCCGGCCGCGATGGTACCACTGCTACCACCGGCCAGTCTGGCTACGGTACTGGTGACAGGACTGGTACATACAACGAGACTGGTACCACCGGCACTCACTCTAGCTCCACCGGAGAGTCTGGTACTGCCATTGGTGGCCACGACACTGATACAGGCAGGACCACTGAGGGTACacatgagaagaagggtattattgagaagatcaaggaggcTATCCACTAATCGTTGTAATAATTTGGTGGTTGATTGTTGGATGAGATTGTCCTGAAATAATCAGAATCGTaagaagcaaacaaacaaacaaacaacaaacatGTAGCTTAGGAATAGGCGGATTGAATGTATTATTACTTGTCTCTCAAATCTTTCAGTCCAGTCGTTGTCTTCTCGCGCATTAATGGAAAGCTAACTTACCATGTCAGGAGGATGAGCTTTCGTCCTGCCGACGTCGTTGCTGCTGATTACCTTGTTCCGTCTTTGATTTCGTTCTTTGCAGTTTAAATAAACGCCATATATCTGCTCAATCCAGTACACTACTCAATCTCTGGGGTATCCTGATACATCCTGCTTGTATTATGGCCGGTCGTTAGTAGGGGTTCTgtggcaagaagaagactgaACAAGCGAAATCTTTTCCATCACTTGATTATAATAGGTACCTAGCTCTGCAGAACGTATGAGCTCCTTAGTGGTCAATATCTTAGTCACTTTGCTTGAACTTTTGCACGGTATGGTTGAGAATAATAATCAATAGGAGTCCCCAAGTCGTAGCGCCCCTACAGTTGTATTTCCCAGGAAAGCGGCTGCT
This genomic interval carries:
- a CDS encoding expressed protein gives rise to the protein MAKEPRDLLLLVWVHGFKGNDVTFETFPGRICHLLRATHPSLRVESRVFPMYQTRGELLAATLAFVDWLTELVVNLENDHGQGGGAGKAKVVLMGHSMGGLLCADTVRDIAANTREGDPMWPRVVGIIAFDTPYLGLHPHTFKHHLTQAASYFDQARSIASTIGMVSPTSFGLGFGNSGKKTESTTSEAGFSKPQPSASTKGKKKETTTTVSDMSTSAEQQAATSKSFWSSLSSVPSPSSKTLYGLGAAALGAAALGTAYYRREDFITGWRWGYDHMTFVKNLWDEDGSRKRLEAIDALVREQNVLYRNYYTHLPVEPPVHLVGRTFAILPPASHPLFPLWRPATNSLAKDEVSAHMGMFNPKTNDGFYDLGLAVVKEIGERIESEGVGRKEGLEERMDEDGEGVWRIEKDKDGKEIWVEA
- a CDS encoding conserved expressed protein, producing MSGITNKLENKVDKTFFSGGPGTTGREPFEDSTTSGTTGTHSSNTTNPATSLHGGITHDENVRSGMGATGTPDRTTGSTGSYTGTGVGNENIPAPHSSSTGTNVPGTHTGGGAPIGAQGTSFGQTGEQRGVGGVTAGGVTGSGNPTHAGYGSGATTGLDSSRHGQGIGSGTDKHSSTGYGAHESSFAPPISSTTGSGAKVADYGTGSHTSSHHTGAAATGAAAAGTGAAAYGHHENKHAGSGHTGSHSHDTSGNHGVGTTDSYGSGLPSALDNKQSVGAGARDSRDRTGHLEEGSALYERSTDQGPVTGGAANTDKFDTDKPRNTSGLTGHGTGKTHNYDGTSSRTAPHSGTEDPYKQQSGGAAGIFATSDKDFTSNTDRLGKGAYHDDQGLFKDNTSGPGGRSALTGREGNYEKNPISGVESAGQKHHTGATSGAGTGATGGAAYEAEKAENKLAGSHSTTGAYDTPTSSHGIAGRDGTTATTGQSGYGTGDRTGTYNETGTTGTHSSSTGESGTAIGGHDTDTGRTTEGTHEKKGIIEKIKEAIH